The Candidatus Polarisedimenticolia bacterium DNA window CGATCGTGCGGCATCGCTTCCCTCCACGCGTCCGGCGGTGTGCGCTCCCGGTCAGAGTCGCCGCGACCCTACACCAGGAAGGCTGGATGGGTCCATGGCCCGCGCCACCGCCTCGATCGGAGCAACAACACCGCTCGATCGGCGCCTTGACGATGGGCCCGCCGGCGACGCACTATCGCGGCCGGGAGGAGCCATGGAATTCGGCGTGTTCGCGGAGCAAATGCGGCGCGGAAGCAGTCAGGGGGAGTCGTTCCGCGAGATGTTCGATCTCGTCGACGCGGGCGAATCCTGGGGGCTCGACGTCTTCTGGCTGGCGGAGATGCTGGTGAATCCAGGCCGCTCGGTGCTGTCAGCGCCGCTGCTGGTGGCGAGCTGGATCGTGGGGCGCACCAAGCGGCTGCGCGTGGGGACGGCCGTGCAGCTCCTGCCCCTGAACCATCCGCTCCGCGTCGCCGGCGAGGTCACCACGCTGGATCATCTGAGCCAGGGTCGGTTCGACTTCGGCATCGGTCGGAGCGGCGGCCCGCGCGCCTATGACGCGCTCGGCGTGCCGTATGCGGAGAGTCAGGACCGCTTCTTCGAAGCCCTGGAGATCATGCTCCAGGCCTGGAAGGGCGAGTCCTTCAGCCACGAGGGCAAGTTCTATCGGTTCACCGACGTCGCCGTCGCCCCTCGCCCGTATCGGTCCCCGCACCCACCCCTCCGGATGGCGGCCACGAACCCGGAGAGCTTTCCCCGCGTCGGCCGGATGGG harbors:
- a CDS encoding LLM class flavin-dependent oxidoreductase; its protein translation is MEFGVFAEQMRRGSSQGESFREMFDLVDAGESWGLDVFWLAEMLVNPGRSVLSAPLLVASWIVGRTKRLRVGTAVQLLPLNHPLRVAGEVTTLDHLSQGRFDFGIGRSGGPRAYDALGVPYAESQDRFFEALEIMLQAWKGESFSHEGKFYRFTDVAVAPRPYRSPHPPLRMAATNPESFPRVGRMGLPIFVGLRGMDIPELTGHLRVYREAWRAAGHPGNGDVCLRIPVYAAPTEQAALEEPRETITYYMRRQADLTRAPIGRAGTGPAERRQTQAQRLASLSYEEILTTKVAFGTASGLTDRFTGLKKELGVNGVAVELNPGGLLSPAQEMRSLKILTHEVMPAFK